A window of the Nitrosococcus wardiae genome harbors these coding sequences:
- a CDS encoding ATPase domain-containing protein: protein MSNTSERISTGLVELDPILFGGFIKQSSYLIRGGPGQGKTTLGLHFLSAANPQNSALFIGFQETEEQLRANAKAVGIDVSNIHFLRLSPDEHFFTDQQGYDVFAAADVEQEPLAQSIIEAVERALPTHVFIDSMTQLRFLSADIYQYRKQVLSFLRYFRERGATVLFTSELSTELPDDDLQFIADGVITLDTAPTGSFIQVSKFRGSNFLRGPHQVRLGHRGLEVFPRPLPPKANFSEDERWRWNTDIEKLDEILGGGLEAGTISLITGPSGIGKSTLASLFVARAAAQGRKAAVYLFDEELSALLHRASSLKINLKEPLTDGRLSIEQVEPLRYLTDEFARLVMRKVEEEDVELVVLDSIAGFELTLGGSHESKTAIHALAKSLSRRGASVLLVNEVQALVGQFRISERGISYLSDNVIFMRFMEVEGELKKLLGVLKKRLSAFDTRVYTYEIGPTALSIGAPVGKQGWQNVLGGQQAVHE, encoded by the coding sequence GTGAGCAATACCTCTGAACGTATATCCACAGGGCTTGTAGAACTGGACCCTATTCTCTTTGGAGGCTTTATCAAACAATCCAGTTACTTGATACGCGGGGGGCCAGGTCAAGGAAAAACAACCCTCGGCTTGCATTTTCTTTCTGCTGCGAACCCACAGAATTCCGCGCTTTTTATTGGATTTCAAGAGACTGAAGAACAACTCAGAGCTAATGCTAAAGCGGTGGGAATCGATGTATCAAACATCCATTTTCTCCGTCTATCTCCTGACGAACACTTTTTTACCGATCAACAAGGCTATGATGTTTTTGCTGCCGCCGACGTGGAGCAAGAGCCTTTAGCACAATCGATCATTGAAGCCGTAGAGCGTGCCCTTCCTACCCATGTTTTTATTGATTCTATGACGCAGCTACGTTTTCTTTCGGCTGATATTTATCAATATCGGAAACAAGTCTTATCCTTTCTACGTTATTTCCGAGAGCGGGGCGCGACCGTATTATTTACCTCAGAACTCAGCACGGAACTTCCAGATGATGATCTGCAATTTATCGCCGATGGGGTCATCACTTTAGATACCGCGCCTACAGGTTCTTTTATCCAAGTCTCTAAATTTCGTGGGTCCAATTTCTTACGAGGCCCTCACCAGGTGCGTCTTGGCCATCGTGGTTTAGAGGTCTTTCCCCGACCTTTACCTCCCAAAGCGAATTTCAGCGAGGATGAGCGCTGGCGTTGGAATACCGATATCGAAAAGCTGGATGAAATTTTAGGCGGTGGTCTTGAAGCCGGAACGATTTCGCTCATCACTGGGCCTTCTGGCATCGGTAAATCTACACTCGCCTCCCTTTTTGTGGCTCGTGCTGCGGCGCAAGGCCGGAAAGCGGCAGTCTACTTGTTTGATGAGGAACTTAGCGCGCTACTCCATCGCGCTTCCTCCTTAAAAATAAATTTAAAAGAACCTCTGACCGATGGCCGGCTCAGCATTGAGCAGGTTGAGCCTTTGCGCTATCTCACCGATGAATTTGCGAGATTAGTCATGCGCAAAGTGGAAGAGGAAGATGTAGAGCTGGTTGTATTAGACAGCATCGCAGGTTTTGAACTCACTCTTGGTGGAAGTCATGAGTCCAAAACAGCCATTCATGCCTTGGCTAAGAGCTTGTCCCGGAGGGGGGCATCGGTATTGTTAGTCAATGAAGTCCAAGCCCTGGTCGGACAATTTAGAATTTCTGAGAGAGGCATCAGTTATCTGTCGGATAATGTCATCTTTATGCGTTTTATGGAGGTTGAAGGGGAGTTGAAAAAGCTATTAGGTGTGCTGAAAAAAAGACTCAGTGCGTTTGATACAAGAGTGTATACTTATGAGATCGGCCCCACTGCTTTGTCAATCGGCGCGCCTGTGGGAAAACAAGGTTGGCAGAATGTGCTTGGCGGTCAACAGGCTGTTCACGAATAA